Proteins encoded within one genomic window of Rossellomorea vietnamensis:
- a CDS encoding YIEGIA family protein encodes MNVYVYPVIFGVVVGTLTRIYMLRTDYRQYPTYLHGKIIHIALGFIAAGLGTIAIPALLEENFTAITFLTVAASQFRDVRNMERNTLTELDAYELVPRGATYIEGIAIAFESRNYLVIFTSLLATIAYIVFNIYAALGISAICMVLAHKLMAGGRLKDIVDIEYVKPHFDGAGLYVDNIYIMNIGLKVRQEEILRYGMGFILSPKSFDARSTLANLGQRQAILHDMSTSLGIFKDSGTPALTPLAKRDLDDGRVGVFVLPQRKDVEKAIAILGQVPTLENAIRMPSESKANQEGSKLK; translated from the coding sequence ATGAATGTGTATGTGTATCCGGTGATCTTTGGCGTGGTGGTTGGGACCCTGACAAGGATCTATATGCTTCGCACCGACTATCGCCAATATCCGACGTATCTTCATGGAAAGATTATACATATAGCCCTGGGGTTCATTGCGGCGGGTCTCGGTACCATTGCAATCCCTGCTTTACTGGAGGAGAATTTCACGGCGATAACGTTCTTGACGGTTGCGGCTTCTCAGTTCCGTGATGTGAGAAATATGGAGAGAAACACGTTGACAGAGCTGGATGCATATGAGCTTGTCCCCAGAGGGGCTACGTACATCGAGGGGATTGCCATTGCATTTGAAAGTCGAAATTACCTGGTGATTTTCACCTCTCTTCTTGCTACGATTGCCTACATCGTATTCAATATATACGCCGCTTTAGGGATCAGTGCAATCTGCATGGTGCTTGCTCATAAATTAATGGCCGGCGGGCGGCTGAAGGATATCGTTGACATTGAATATGTGAAGCCGCATTTTGATGGAGCGGGATTATATGTTGATAATATCTACATCATGAATATAGGCCTTAAAGTAAGGCAGGAAGAGATCCTTCGATATGGGATGGGGTTCATCCTTTCACCCAAATCATTTGATGCAAGGTCGACACTCGCCAATCTGGGTCAGCGTCAGGCCATTCTCCATGATATGTCCACTTCCCTCGGGATCTTTAAGGATTCGGGAACTCCTGCTTTGACACCGCTCGCCAAGAGGGATTTAGATGATGGGAGAGTCGGGGTGTTTGTCCTTCCGCAGCGAAAGGACGTGGAGAAGGCCATAGCCATCCTTGGGCAGGTACCAACCCTGGAAAATGCCATAAGAATGCCGTCTGAGTCGAAAGCGAATCAGGAGGGGAGTAAGTTAAAATGA
- a CDS encoding capping complex subunit for YIEGIA: MSTTIQKFILATVTTTPEKVPSGTSVFYCKTDDELQKICANLEAILDGIAHELDEGLFIIVKH; this comes from the coding sequence ATGAGTACGACCATACAGAAATTCATCCTCGCAACCGTCACGACCACACCTGAAAAAGTACCGAGTGGAACAAGTGTGTTCTATTGTAAAACGGATGATGAATTACAAAAGATCTGCGCAAACCTGGAAGCCATCCTCGACGGGATTGCCCATGAATTAGACGAGGGACTCTTCATCATTGTAAAACATTGA
- the der gene encoding ribosome biogenesis GTPase Der, whose amino-acid sequence MTKPVVAIVGRPNVGKSTIFNRIVGERISIVEDVPGVTRDRIYSSAEWLTHEFNIIDTGGIELGNEPFLDQIRQQAEIAIDEADVIVFLTNGREGVTAADEIVAKILYRSKKPVVLGINKIDNPEMREMVYDFYSLGFGEPYPISGSHGLGLGDLLDEVVKNFKQEEDEDYAEDVIKFSLIGRPNVGKSSLVNALLGEDRVIVSNVAGTTRDAIDSSYTYDGQDYVIIDTAGMRKKGKVYETTEKYSVLRALRAIERSDVVLSVIDGEEGIIEQDKKIAGYAHDAGRAVVIVVNKWDAVEKDEKTMNKWEKNIREHFQFLDYAPIVFLSAKTKKRIHTLLPIINTASENHAMRVQSSVLNEVVMDAVAMNPTPTDNGKRLRIYYATQVAVKPPTFVVFVNDPELMHFSYERFLENRIRDAFGFEGTPIRIIARARK is encoded by the coding sequence GTGACTAAACCAGTAGTAGCAATCGTAGGGCGTCCGAACGTCGGGAAGTCCACGATCTTTAATAGAATTGTTGGGGAAAGAATATCCATCGTTGAAGATGTACCTGGTGTAACAAGGGACCGTATATATAGTTCTGCAGAATGGCTGACGCATGAATTTAATATCATTGATACAGGCGGGATTGAACTGGGAAATGAACCATTCCTGGATCAAATCAGGCAGCAGGCTGAAATTGCCATTGATGAAGCCGATGTCATTGTATTCTTGACGAATGGCCGCGAGGGTGTCACAGCCGCTGATGAAATCGTTGCCAAAATTCTTTACAGATCAAAGAAACCGGTCGTATTAGGGATAAACAAAATCGATAATCCAGAAATGAGGGAAATGGTTTATGATTTCTACTCTTTAGGATTTGGCGAACCGTATCCTATTTCAGGTTCCCATGGACTTGGTCTGGGAGATCTGCTCGACGAAGTTGTCAAGAACTTCAAACAGGAAGAGGACGAGGACTATGCGGAAGATGTCATCAAATTTTCTTTGATCGGTCGTCCGAATGTAGGAAAATCTTCTTTAGTCAACGCTTTATTAGGGGAAGACCGTGTCATCGTCAGTAACGTAGCAGGCACGACGCGGGATGCCATTGACTCCTCCTATACGTATGATGGACAGGACTACGTCATCATTGACACAGCGGGTATGAGGAAAAAAGGGAAAGTGTATGAAACCACTGAAAAATATAGTGTGTTAAGAGCTCTCAGAGCCATTGAGCGCTCAGATGTCGTCCTATCAGTCATAGACGGAGAGGAAGGAATCATCGAGCAGGACAAGAAAATCGCAGGGTATGCACATGATGCCGGGCGTGCTGTCGTCATTGTCGTGAATAAATGGGATGCCGTGGAAAAAGATGAGAAAACCATGAATAAATGGGAAAAGAATATCAGGGAACATTTTCAATTCCTTGACTATGCTCCTATCGTCTTCCTTTCTGCGAAAACAAAGAAGCGCATTCACACTTTGCTGCCTATCATTAATACGGCAAGTGAAAATCACGCCATGCGTGTACAATCCAGTGTGCTGAACGAAGTGGTCATGGATGCAGTTGCCATGAATCCGACACCGACGGATAATGGAAAGAGATTACGGATTTACTATGCGACACAAGTGGCTGTAAAGCCTCCTACTTTCGTTGTATTCGTCAATGACCCTGAATTAATGCACTTCTCTTACGAACGATTCTTGGAAAATAGAATCCGTGATGCATTTGGATTTGAAGGAACCCCTATTCGTATTATTGCGCGTGCTAGAAAATAA
- a CDS encoding NAD(P)H-dependent glycerol-3-phosphate dehydrogenase, protein MKSSKNVTVVGAGSWGTALAMVLADNGLEVRLWGHKKEQIDEINSRHTNQKYLKDIELPQSIIGYHDLGESLDGVDTIILAVPTKAIRGVLGQIQEVQRAPLTVVHVSKGIEPDSLLRISELIEDEMAPENLHTVVVLSGPSHAEEVSLRHPTTVTVSSKDMKAAEEVQDLFMNMNFRVYTNPDLLGVEIGGALKNIIALAAGITDGLGYGDNAKAALITRGLAEIARLGTKMGANPLTFSGLTGIGDLIVTCTSVHSRNWRAGNMLGKGHNLDEVLANMGMVVEGVRTTKAAHQLAEKYEVNMPITDALYDVLFNKVEAKEAVDHLMGRVKTNEMEDLVNILGERLT, encoded by the coding sequence ATGAAAAGTTCAAAAAATGTAACGGTAGTCGGAGCAGGAAGCTGGGGCACGGCCCTGGCGATGGTACTGGCTGATAATGGTTTGGAAGTCAGGCTGTGGGGCCACAAAAAAGAACAAATCGATGAAATCAACTCCAGGCATACGAATCAAAAGTATTTGAAAGACATCGAGCTACCCCAATCCATTATTGGCTATCACGACCTCGGGGAGTCATTGGATGGTGTTGATACCATCATTCTGGCTGTTCCGACGAAAGCGATCCGCGGAGTACTCGGGCAGATTCAAGAGGTACAACGTGCACCATTGACCGTGGTCCATGTAAGTAAGGGAATAGAACCTGATTCCCTCCTCAGAATTTCAGAATTGATCGAAGATGAAATGGCACCTGAGAATTTACATACAGTCGTGGTACTGTCAGGACCTAGCCACGCTGAAGAAGTGAGCTTAAGGCATCCAACGACTGTGACCGTTTCATCTAAGGATATGAAGGCTGCTGAAGAGGTTCAGGACCTGTTCATGAACATGAATTTCCGTGTATACACAAATCCGGATCTCCTGGGTGTAGAAATTGGCGGGGCTCTAAAGAATATCATCGCCCTTGCTGCCGGAATTACAGACGGCCTGGGATACGGGGATAACGCCAAAGCGGCTCTGATTACACGCGGGCTTGCTGAGATTGCCCGTCTGGGAACGAAGATGGGTGCGAATCCCCTGACGTTTTCAGGATTAACGGGAATCGGTGATCTCATCGTGACGTGTACAAGTGTACACTCGAGAAACTGGAGAGCCGGGAATATGCTCGGAAAGGGTCATAATCTGGATGAGGTCCTGGCCAACATGGGCATGGTCGTAGAAGGGGTGCGCACGACGAAAGCGGCCCATCAGCTTGCTGAGAAGTATGAAGTGAATATGCCGATTACGGATGCACTGTACGATGTCCTCTTTAATAAAGTGGAAGCGAAAGAAGCCGTTGATCATTTGATGGGCCGCGTAAAAACGAATGAAATGGAAGACCTTGTGAATATTCTGGGTGAACGCTTAACCTGA
- a CDS encoding DUF2768 domain-containing protein has protein sequence MMKMWISFASMGFMFFAILTIYFSRYKIKQKFLRFITAFMAYILMIAGGLMMIYIVLSGPTN, from the coding sequence ATGATGAAGATGTGGATTTCGTTTGCCTCAATGGGATTCATGTTTTTTGCCATATTAACGATTTATTTCAGCCGATATAAGATTAAGCAGAAATTCCTGCGTTTTATCACAGCTTTCATGGCATACATATTGATGATCGCTGGTGGGCTCATGATGATTTATATAGTATTAAGCGGACCTACCAATTAG
- the spoIVA gene encoding stage IV sporulation protein A: MERVDLFKDIAERTGGDIYLGVVGAVRTGKSTFIKKFMELVVLPNIASESERARAQDELPQSAAGRTIMTTEPKFVPNQAISVHVDEGLEVNIRLVDCVGYTVPGAKGYEDENGPRMINTPWYEEPIPFHEAAEIGTRKVIQEHSTIGVVVTTDGSIGEIGRGDYIEAEERVIEELKEVGKPFIMVINSARPHAPETEDLRVKLQDKYDIPVLAMSVESMRDSDVLNVLREALFEFPVLEVNVNLPSWVMVLKEEHWLRQNYQEAVKETVKDIKRLRDVDRVVHYFSEFDHIERAGLAGIDMGQGIAEIDLYAPDELYDEVLKEIVGVEIRGKDHLLELMQDFAHAKAEYDQISDALRMVKQTGYGIAAPSLNDMSLDEPEIIRQGARFGVSLKAVAPSIHMIKVDVQSKFEPIIGTEKQSEELVRYLMQDFEDDPLSIWNSDIFGRSLSSIVREGIQAKLSLMPENARYKLKDTLERIINEGSGGLIAIIL, from the coding sequence TTGGAAAGAGTCGATCTATTTAAAGACATTGCCGAAAGAACAGGCGGAGATATCTATTTAGGTGTGGTAGGAGCAGTTAGAACAGGAAAATCAACATTCATCAAGAAGTTCATGGAACTTGTCGTCCTTCCTAACATCGCAAGCGAATCAGAGCGTGCAAGGGCGCAGGATGAGCTGCCTCAGAGTGCGGCAGGCAGGACGATCATGACGACCGAACCAAAATTTGTTCCGAATCAAGCCATCTCTGTTCACGTCGATGAAGGCCTCGAAGTGAATATTAGATTGGTAGATTGTGTAGGATATACGGTCCCTGGTGCCAAGGGATATGAGGATGAAAATGGACCCAGGATGATCAATACACCATGGTATGAAGAGCCTATTCCATTCCATGAAGCCGCCGAAATCGGCACGCGGAAAGTCATCCAGGAACATTCCACGATCGGAGTGGTTGTCACGACAGACGGCTCCATCGGGGAAATTGGCAGAGGGGATTACATTGAGGCAGAAGAAAGGGTCATAGAGGAACTGAAAGAAGTGGGTAAACCATTTATCATGGTCATCAACTCAGCGAGACCTCATGCTCCTGAAACAGAAGACCTTAGAGTGAAACTTCAGGATAAATATGACATACCGGTCCTCGCCATGAGTGTAGAAAGTATGAGGGACTCGGATGTATTGAATGTCCTGAGAGAAGCGCTGTTTGAATTCCCGGTTCTTGAGGTGAATGTCAATCTTCCAAGCTGGGTAATGGTACTGAAGGAAGAGCATTGGTTAAGACAGAATTACCAGGAAGCCGTGAAAGAAACAGTCAAGGATATTAAGCGACTCCGGGATGTCGATCGGGTTGTCCACTACTTCAGTGAATTCGATCATATCGAACGTGCGGGGCTTGCCGGTATCGATATGGGTCAGGGGATTGCTGAAATCGACCTGTACGCCCCGGATGAACTGTACGATGAAGTGTTGAAGGAAATTGTCGGGGTGGAAATTCGGGGGAAAGATCACTTGCTTGAATTAATGCAGGATTTCGCCCATGCGAAAGCCGAATATGACCAGATTTCAGACGCGCTGAGAATGGTGAAGCAGACTGGATACGGCATTGCTGCCCCTTCATTGAACGATATGAGCCTGGATGAACCTGAAATCATCAGGCAAGGGGCAAGATTCGGTGTCAGCTTGAAAGCGGTGGCTCCATCCATACACATGATCAAAGTGGATGTTCAATCCAAGTTTGAACCGATCATCGGGACAGAGAAACAGAGCGAAGAATTGGTGCGCTACCTGATGCAGGATTTCGAAGATGATCCGCTCTCCATCTGGAACTCCGATATTTTCGGAAGAAGCTTGAGTTCCATCGTAAGAGAAGGTATTCAGGCCAAACTCTCCCTGATGCCTGAAAATGCAAGATATAAACTAAAGGATACATTGGAAAGAATCATCAACGAAGGATCGGGTGGATTGATCGCCATTATATTATAA
- a CDS encoding HU family DNA-binding protein — translation MNKTELINAVAEAAELSKKDATKAVDAVFDTIQNSLANGDKVQLIGFGNFEVRERAARKGRNPQTGEEIEISASKVPAFKPGKALKEAVK, via the coding sequence ATGAACAAGACAGAACTTATCAATGCTGTTGCAGAAGCTGCTGAGCTATCTAAGAAGGACGCTACTAAAGCGGTTGACGCTGTTTTCGATACAATTCAAAATTCACTTGCAAACGGTGATAAAGTACAATTAATCGGATTCGGTAACTTCGAAGTACGTGAGCGTGCAGCCCGTAAAGGTCGCAACCCACAAACAGGTGAAGAGATCGAAATCTCAGCTAGCAAAGTACCTGCTTTCAAACCAGGTAAAGCGCTTAAAGAAGCTGTAAAATAA
- the folE gene encoding GTP cyclohydrolase I FolE: MAQVNHGQIEEAVRLILEAIGENPNREGLLDTPKRVAKMYAEVFSGLDHDPKEYFETIFSEEHEELVLVKDIPFYSMCEHHLVPFFGKAHVAYIPRDGKVAGLSKLARAVESVAKRPQLQERITSTVADTIMETLLPHGAMVVVEAEHMCMTMRGVKKPGSSTVTTAVRGTFKEDAQARSEVLSFIKN; the protein is encoded by the coding sequence ATGGCACAAGTCAATCATGGCCAAATAGAAGAGGCAGTTCGATTAATATTAGAAGCTATTGGAGAGAATCCTAATAGAGAAGGTTTATTAGATACGCCAAAACGCGTGGCGAAAATGTATGCAGAAGTTTTTTCGGGACTTGATCATGATCCGAAAGAATATTTTGAAACCATATTCAGTGAAGAACATGAAGAACTTGTCCTGGTAAAGGATATTCCATTCTATTCAATGTGCGAGCATCACCTTGTCCCTTTCTTCGGAAAAGCACATGTTGCGTATATTCCAAGGGATGGTAAGGTGGCAGGATTAAGTAAACTTGCAAGGGCAGTTGAATCCGTTGCCAAGCGCCCTCAGCTTCAAGAAAGAATCACATCCACAGTGGCGGATACGATCATGGAAACCCTCCTTCCTCACGGTGCCATGGTAGTCGTTGAAGCGGAGCATATGTGCATGACGATGAGAGGCGTGAAGAAGCCGGGATCCAGCACAGTGACGACAGCTGTCAGGGGGACGTTCAAAGAGGACGCTCAGGCACGCAGTGAAGTGCTTTCTTTTATAAAGAATTAG
- the mtrB gene encoding trp RNA-binding attenuation protein MtrB, with product MNSNDYIVIKAIEDGVNVIGLTRGTDTRFHHSEKLDKGEVMIAQFTDHTSAIKVRGKATIVTSYGEVESDNKK from the coding sequence ATGAATTCAAATGATTATATTGTCATCAAAGCAATTGAAGACGGCGTGAACGTGATCGGCCTGACAAGAGGGACGGACACAAGATTTCATCATTCAGAGAAGCTGGATAAAGGGGAAGTGATGATCGCCCAATTTACGGATCACACTTCTGCCATCAAAGTAAGAGGGAAAGCGACGATCGTCACCAGTTACGGCGAGGTTGAGAGTGATAATAAGAAATAA
- a CDS encoding heptaprenyl diphosphate synthase component 1, translating into MKFIDCNHQANIIHQYIEEQLHHSYLKEYIDQPYIDRDRIYFLLLPFVSEGRTMSKEVVQWISTAMLLQIALDTHEKVTISERDSLKERQLTVLAGVYFSSLYYKILAETDDVELISHLAKAIKEINESKISIYKDEHKSIAELMKKLKTRESAIVSNFYRSFEDNQWIEIVEEALLYKKLVQEKISLGHSQYTSFIRALTTLSNRTDQASPDFHLTKEETGHLLSQIDELIAVTKRKVQGQLETSEPDTPYFKKLIIELLPYMEPEPMTKLYAEEG; encoded by the coding sequence ATGAAATTCATTGATTGTAACCATCAAGCGAATATCATTCATCAATACATAGAAGAGCAGTTGCATCACTCTTATCTAAAGGAATATATTGATCAACCGTATATTGACCGGGACCGGATCTATTTTCTGCTCCTGCCTTTCGTAAGTGAAGGACGGACGATGAGTAAAGAAGTTGTACAGTGGATTTCGACTGCCATGTTATTGCAGATAGCCCTTGATACACATGAAAAGGTTACAATCTCTGAACGTGATTCCTTGAAGGAAAGGCAGCTGACAGTACTCGCTGGAGTGTACTTCAGCAGCCTCTATTACAAGATCCTCGCAGAAACAGATGATGTTGAACTTATCTCACATTTAGCAAAAGCGATCAAAGAAATAAATGAAAGTAAAATTTCCATATACAAGGACGAACATAAAAGCATCGCTGAACTCATGAAGAAGTTAAAGACCAGGGAATCGGCGATTGTGTCCAACTTCTATCGTTCCTTTGAAGACAATCAGTGGATTGAGATCGTAGAAGAAGCCCTGCTTTACAAGAAGCTCGTTCAGGAGAAAATCAGTCTCGGGCATTCGCAGTATACGAGCTTCATACGGGCTTTGACCACTTTATCCAACCGGACAGATCAGGCTTCACCGGACTTCCATTTAACAAAGGAAGAAACGGGACATCTGCTGTCTCAAATAGATGAACTCATAGCAGTGACAAAGAGAAAGGTCCAGGGGCAGCTTGAGACCAGCGAGCCGGACACGCCCTATTTTAAGAAGCTTATTATAGAGCTGTTACCTTACATGGAGCCTGAACCAATGACCAAACTATACGCGGAAGAAGGGTAA
- a CDS encoding demethylmenaquinone methyltransferase produces the protein MQQSKEQKVHGVFEKIYSNYDKMNSVISFQQHIKWRKDTMKHMNVKPGSKALDVCCGTADWTLAMGEEVRESGSVVGLDFSQNMLSIGKEKVKESHLNNIELIHGNAMELPFDDNTFDYVTIGFGLRNVPDYLHVLKEMNRVVKPGGMAVCLETSQPTMFGFKQMYYAYFRFVMPLFGKIFAKSFNEYSWLQESARDFPGMKELAQMFEEAGFKDIHVKPYSGGVAAMHSGRK, from the coding sequence ATGCAGCAGTCGAAAGAACAAAAAGTTCACGGAGTATTTGAAAAGATTTATTCCAATTATGATAAGATGAACTCCGTAATCAGTTTCCAACAGCATATAAAGTGGAGAAAAGATACCATGAAGCATATGAATGTGAAGCCTGGCTCCAAGGCACTTGACGTTTGCTGCGGTACTGCGGACTGGACATTGGCCATGGGTGAAGAAGTCCGTGAGTCCGGCAGCGTGGTGGGTCTTGATTTCAGTCAAAATATGCTTTCAATCGGTAAAGAGAAAGTCAAAGAGTCCCACCTGAACAATATTGAACTGATTCATGGGAACGCCATGGAGCTCCCTTTCGACGATAACACGTTTGATTATGTGACCATTGGCTTTGGTTTGCGAAATGTCCCTGACTATCTCCACGTCCTGAAGGAAATGAACCGGGTAGTGAAACCTGGAGGGATGGCCGTCTGCCTTGAAACCTCCCAACCTACCATGTTTGGATTCAAGCAGATGTATTACGCATATTTCCGTTTTGTGATGCCCCTGTTCGGGAAGATATTCGCCAAGAGCTTTAATGAATATTCCTGGCTTCAGGAATCTGCAAGGGATTTTCCGGGCATGAAGGAGCTTGCACAGATGTTTGAAGAAGCAGGCTTTAAAGACATACACGTGAAGCCATATAGTGGCGGGGTTGCTGCCATGCATTCCGGCAGAAAGTAA
- the hepT gene encoding heptaprenyl diphosphate synthase component II, whose product MKLNRMYSFLKADIDEIEKELEVAIESESLLLQEASLHLLQAGGKRIRPVFVLLSAKFGQYDINIVKNVAVALELMHMASLVHDDVIDDAELRRGKPTIKAQWDNRIAMYTGDYIFARALEYMTSIKVPEAHQILSHTLVELCKGEIAQIEDKYRFDQNLRNYLLRIKRKTALLIAVSCQLGAISSGAPEEIHRRLYRFGYNVGMSFQITDDILDLTASEEELGKPAGSDLWQGNITLPILYAMENPDLKSKIERVTEYTTPDEMKEVISSILATDAIDRSHELSRRYLDRALKDLEHLPYNRVKKSLKNIANYIGKRKY is encoded by the coding sequence ATGAAGCTAAACAGGATGTATTCGTTTCTTAAGGCGGATATAGATGAAATTGAAAAGGAATTGGAAGTGGCGATCGAGTCAGAATCCCTGCTTTTACAAGAGGCCTCCCTTCACCTTCTTCAAGCAGGCGGGAAGAGGATCCGGCCGGTGTTTGTTTTGCTGTCTGCCAAATTCGGACAATACGATATTAATATTGTGAAAAATGTAGCGGTAGCATTAGAGCTGATGCACATGGCTTCCCTCGTACACGACGATGTGATCGACGATGCAGAGTTGAGAAGAGGAAAACCGACGATTAAAGCCCAATGGGATAATCGTATCGCGATGTATACAGGGGATTACATATTTGCACGGGCCCTTGAATATATGACATCTATAAAAGTTCCTGAAGCACATCAGATTTTATCACACACACTGGTGGAATTATGTAAGGGTGAAATCGCTCAAATCGAAGATAAATATCGATTTGATCAGAACCTGCGGAATTATCTTTTACGGATCAAAAGGAAAACCGCCCTGCTTATTGCCGTAAGCTGCCAGCTAGGTGCTATTTCTTCCGGTGCGCCTGAAGAGATTCACAGGCGTCTTTACCGATTCGGTTACAATGTCGGAATGAGTTTTCAAATCACGGATGATATTCTGGACCTTACAGCAAGCGAGGAAGAACTCGGGAAACCCGCGGGAAGTGACTTGTGGCAAGGAAATATCACCCTTCCGATCCTGTATGCCATGGAAAACCCGGATTTGAAATCCAAGATTGAAAGAGTGACGGAATATACCACCCCCGACGAAATGAAAGAGGTCATATCTTCCATCCTGGCTACCGATGCCATCGACCGGTCCCATGAACTCAGCAGGAGGTATCTGGATAGAGCCCTGAAGGACCTTGAGCACCTCCCATATAACCGGGTAAAGAAAAGCCTTAAAAATATCGCAAACTATATCGGCAAGAGAAAATATTAA
- the ndk gene encoding nucleoside-diphosphate kinase has translation MEKTFLMVKPDGVQRGLIGDIVSRFEKKGFQLVGAKLMSISNELAEEHYGEHKERPFFGELVDFITSGPVFAMVWQGENVITTARGMMGATNPKDAALGTIRGDFGLTVGKNIIHGSDSAESAVREIGLFFKEEELVEYSKLMNEWVY, from the coding sequence ATGGAAAAGACATTTTTAATGGTTAAGCCGGACGGCGTACAAAGAGGGTTAATCGGTGATATCGTATCACGTTTTGAAAAAAAGGGCTTTCAATTAGTAGGTGCCAAGCTTATGAGCATTTCAAACGAGCTTGCAGAAGAGCATTATGGTGAGCACAAAGAACGACCATTCTTTGGGGAACTTGTTGATTTTATTACTTCCGGACCTGTATTTGCAATGGTTTGGCAGGGTGAAAACGTCATCACGACTGCACGTGGCATGATGGGGGCGACAAATCCTAAGGATGCCGCTCTTGGTACGATCCGCGGGGATTTCGGTCTGACTGTAGGCAAGAACATCATCCACGGTTCCGACTCTGCTGAAAGCGCTGTAAGAGAAATCGGTCTATTTTTCAAAGAAGAAGAATTGGTTGAATATTCTAAGTTAATGAACGAGTGGGTATACTAA
- a CDS encoding CheR family methyltransferase, with protein sequence MSNDYSEFIQGVKRKTGIDLSLYKEAQMKRRLTALYEKKGYGSFQEFFGALNRDREEMEGFLDRMTINVSEFFRNYKRWEILETKILPRLLSENPSLRVWSAACSTGEEPYTLSMMLSKYMALSNGSITATDIDKNALQRAMNGVYPERSLSELPEEMKKVHFTQEGPLFKLKDEVKRTVNFKQQNLLSDPFEGKYDLIVCRNVMIYFTEEAKNLLYHKFNHSLKPGGVLFVGSTEQIFNPSQYGFETEDTFFYKKI encoded by the coding sequence ATGTCAAATGATTATAGTGAATTTATTCAAGGGGTTAAACGAAAAACAGGTATTGATCTTTCCCTATATAAAGAAGCACAGATGAAGAGGAGACTGACTGCTCTTTATGAAAAGAAAGGGTATGGAAGTTTTCAGGAATTCTTTGGTGCGTTGAATCGGGATCGAGAAGAAATGGAAGGGTTTCTGGATCGTATGACCATCAACGTGTCAGAATTCTTTCGTAACTACAAGCGTTGGGAAATACTGGAGACGAAGATCCTTCCGAGACTGTTAAGTGAGAATCCCTCGCTGAGAGTATGGAGTGCAGCATGCTCAACCGGGGAAGAGCCTTACACCCTTTCCATGATGCTGTCGAAGTATATGGCCCTCTCAAACGGTTCCATCACAGCCACAGACATAGACAAAAATGCCCTTCAACGGGCCATGAACGGGGTCTATCCGGAAAGGTCACTATCCGAACTCCCGGAAGAAATGAAAAAAGTCCATTTCACCCAGGAGGGACCTTTATTTAAACTGAAGGATGAAGTGAAGCGAACGGTGAACTTTAAGCAGCAAAACCTGCTTTCAGACCCATTCGAAGGGAAATATGATTTAATCGTGTGCAGAAATGTCATGATCTATTTCACCGAAGAAGCCAAAAACCTCCTTTACCATAAATTCAATCATTCACTAAAGCCAGGCGGCGTGCTCTTCGTAGGAAGCACAGAACAAATATTCAACCCCTCACAATACGGCTTCGAAACAGAAGACACCTTCTTCTACAAAAAAATATAA